A single window of Flavobacteriales bacterium DNA harbors:
- a CDS encoding DoxX family membrane protein produces MSQSKAWDYFLLVARFLLAWTLLDYGIGKLVGDQFGISEVEMNTQVGELSLFRLSWYLFDHQPFKAFIGISQVVCALLLLLNRTAILGALMSIPILLNILIIDLTIMPPGLMSGFTWRLSSYLILNILILWHYRDRMRHVWYHLTDNVRTKFGFPLWAYLMLPIMAILLEVMLIIPQTLANLILRPAATIDAWSKLPELIRKALEHFQ; encoded by the coding sequence ATGTCGCAATCTAAGGCTTGGGACTATTTTCTCCTTGTTGCGCGCTTCTTGCTGGCGTGGACGCTTTTAGATTACGGGATAGGAAAGCTTGTTGGAGACCAGTTCGGTATCAGCGAGGTGGAGATGAACACACAGGTCGGGGAATTGAGCCTTTTCCGGCTTTCTTGGTATCTTTTCGACCATCAGCCTTTCAAGGCATTCATCGGTATCAGTCAAGTCGTCTGTGCCCTGCTTCTGCTCTTGAATCGTACAGCCATTCTTGGTGCGTTAATGTCCATTCCCATCCTACTGAATATTCTGATCATAGACCTTACGATCATGCCCCCAGGTCTCATGTCGGGATTTACTTGGCGGCTGTCCTCCTACCTGATCTTGAACATACTGATCCTATGGCACTACCGTGACCGAATGCGGCATGTTTGGTATCACCTCACCGATAATGTCCGAACAAAATTCGGTTTCCCGCTTTGGGCGTATCTGATGCTACCAATTATGGCAATATTACTTGAGGTGATGCTCATCATTCCACAAACACTCGCTAACCTCATTCTGAGGCCAGCAGCCACAATAGATGCTTGGTCGAAACTTCCCGAACTGATCAGAAAAGCACTCGAACACTTTCAGTAA
- a CDS encoding blue light sensor protein, which translates to MFYLIYSSKAVPGLKESDLKNILASAQRRNSENDITGLLIFHEGTFIQMLEGNEQTVMDTFERIEEDDRHTAVLRLFSGNEENRHFPDWKMALKVVDESEFEAIGAFTSLEEGNRLLHQVKEDHIGLKMLRYFYQLKE; encoded by the coding sequence ATGTTCTACCTCATCTACAGCAGCAAAGCGGTTCCGGGTCTGAAAGAATCCGACCTGAAAAACATTCTTGCTTCAGCCCAAAGAAGGAATAGCGAGAATGATATCACAGGACTCCTCATATTTCATGAGGGGACTTTCATTCAGATGCTTGAAGGAAATGAACAGACGGTCATGGACACATTCGAACGCATTGAGGAAGACGACCGCCACACGGCTGTTCTCCGACTGTTTTCGGGAAATGAGGAAAATCGTCACTTCCCCGATTGGAAAATGGCGCTGAAAGTAGTGGATGAAAGCGAGTTTGAGGCGATCGGTGCCTTTACCAGCTTGGAAGAAGGAAACCGGCTTCTGCACCAAGTAAAGGAAGACCATATTGGTCTGAAAATGCTACGGTACTTCTATCAGTTGAAGGAGTAA
- a CDS encoding EamA family transporter has product MNKQLIAHVALIGAQLIYGANYTIAKEVMPDYIQPFGFILLRCLGAVSLFWITGLFVKEKMDRKDLPKLALAALFGIAINQLFFFKGLNYTNPINAAVIMTSTPILVLIVAAFLIKERITLKKASGIVVGLIGTLMILLIGKEITFGSTTFLGDFMVWINASSYGVYLVLVSPFMKKYHPLTVIKWIFLFGLIMVLPFGWQEFSQIEWHTFPPKIIWATVFVVVGLSFFAYMFNTVALRYVSPSVVSTYIYLQPVIASAFAIALGKDHLDWIKVVSAVLICIGVYLVSSKPKATS; this is encoded by the coding sequence ATGAATAAGCAGCTCATCGCGCACGTGGCGCTGATAGGTGCGCAACTCATTTACGGGGCCAATTACACCATTGCCAAAGAGGTGATGCCCGATTACATCCAACCGTTCGGGTTCATTCTGCTGCGGTGTCTGGGTGCCGTTTCGCTGTTCTGGATTACCGGTCTGTTTGTAAAGGAGAAGATGGACCGCAAAGACCTGCCGAAGCTTGCGTTGGCCGCCCTTTTCGGCATCGCCATCAACCAACTGTTCTTCTTCAAGGGGCTCAACTACACCAACCCCATCAATGCGGCCGTTATCATGACCTCCACGCCCATTCTGGTGCTTATTGTGGCCGCGTTTCTCATCAAGGAACGCATCACGCTCAAGAAGGCATCGGGGATCGTTGTCGGTCTCATCGGAACGCTCATGATCCTGCTCATTGGGAAGGAGATCACCTTCGGTTCCACCACCTTTCTGGGTGATTTCATGGTGTGGATCAACGCATCATCCTATGGTGTGTACCTGGTGCTTGTTTCGCCATTCATGAAGAAGTACCATCCGCTCACGGTCATCAAATGGATCTTCCTTTTCGGGCTCATCATGGTGCTGCCGTTCGGTTGGCAGGAGTTCTCCCAGATCGAGTGGCACACGTTCCCGCCCAAGATCATCTGGGCCACGGTTTTCGTGGTGGTGGGGCTCAGTTTTTTCGCCTACATGTTCAATACGGTGGCGCTGCGGTACGTGAGTCCATCGGTGGTCAGCACCTACATCTACCTGCAGCCTGTCATCGCATCGGCATTTGCCATTGCTTTGGGCAAAGACCATCTGGATTGGATCAAGGTGGTTTCGGCCGTGCTCATTTGCATAGGTGTCTATTTGGTGAGCAGTAAACCGAAGGCTACCTCGTAG
- a CDS encoding arsenate reductase → MRKIYHLSTCDTCQRIIKELGLQEKGFEFQDIKTENISAEQLDTVKEKVGSYEALFSKRAMKFRSMGLNEMNLSEQDYRKYILEEYTFLKRPVIWIGEEVFVGNAKKTVEAAKVALDE, encoded by the coding sequence ATGCGCAAGATCTATCACCTTTCCACCTGCGATACCTGCCAGCGGATCATCAAGGAGCTGGGATTGCAGGAGAAGGGTTTCGAGTTTCAGGACATCAAGACCGAGAACATCTCTGCCGAGCAGTTGGATACCGTAAAGGAGAAAGTAGGTTCGTATGAGGCGCTTTTCAGCAAGCGCGCGATGAAGTTCCGCAGCATGGGGCTGAACGAAATGAACCTCTCGGAACAGGACTATCGCAAATACATTCTGGAAGAATACACCTTTTTAAAGCGCCCCGTTATCTGGATAGGCGAGGAGGTTTTTGTGGGAAATGCCAAGAAGACCGTAGAGGCTGCGAAGGTCGCATTGGATGAATAA